Below is a genomic region from candidate division TA06 bacterium.
GGTGGATTTACGCAACTGTTGCATATAGTTTGTCAGTAAACGTCATCTGTCCACTATGGCCGCGGTCAGCTCGGCCTCGCAGACCACCTGGCCGTCCACCAGGGCCTTGCCCGCCATCTTGCAGATGCCCCGCTTGAACGTGACCATGGTCAACTCGAATCTCAGCTGGTCGCCGGGCGCCACCGGCTTGCGGAACCGCACCTTGTCTATGGCCGCAAAGTACAGCAGTTTCTGGTGGTAGTTCTCCACCGAATGCAGGATCATAAACGCTCCGGTCTGGGCCAGGGCCTCCACTATCAGCACCCCGGGGAACACCGGGTGGTCCGGGAAATGTCCCTGAAAGAATGGCTCGTTGATGGTAACGTTCTTCAGGCCCACCACCCGTTTGCCCTCCTCCAGTTCCAGAATCCGGTCCACCAGCAGGAAGGGGTAACGGTGGGGCAGCATTCCGGCGATGGCGTTGATATCGAACACCGGGCCTTTCTTCTGGCGCTCAACCTCGTCGTAAACTTTTTTCAGTTCCTTCACTAACTTGACATTTGAGCGGTGGCCCGATTTTATGGAGATCACGTGGGCCCGCAACGGCCGTCCCAGCAGGGTCAGGTCGCCCAGCAGGTCCAGGATCTTGTGGCGCACAAATTCGTCGGGATAGCGCAAAGGCTCCTTGTTCTCGATTTCCTTTTCCCCGATCACCACCGCCGAGTTCAAACTTCCGCCCTTGATCAGGCCCTGGGCCCGCAACTGTTCCACGTCCCGGGCCAGGCAGAAGGTTCTGGCGTCGGCCAGTTCCTTGTCAAAGGTCTCCCCGCTGATGGCGAAGGAGGCGTACTGGCTGCGCAGGATATGGTGTTCAAAGTCTATGGTAAAGCTGATCCGCAGCTCGTGGCTGGGGCTGGCCACTAATTGGACGCTGCCGTCGTTGATTGAAACCACCTTGGGCAGATCAAAATAAATCCTGGGAGCATCCAATTCCACCGTGCCGGCCTGCTTTAGAATATCCAGAAAGGGGCGGGATGAGCCGTCGCCGATGGGGGGCTCGTTGTTGTCCAGCTCCACCCGGAGGTTGTCTATCTCCAGGGAAGCGATGGCCGCCAGCACGTGCTCCACGGTGTGGACCTTTACCATCTGGCCGCCCACATCCCGGCCCAGGGTGGTGCCCCGGGCGGTCTCCACCACGTATTCAATCAGGGCCGGGATCTCAGGACTTTGGGGGATATCGGTGCGGATGAAAATAATGCCGGTACCGGCCGGGGCCGGCTTAAAGGTGAGGTTGGTCATATTGCCGGTGTGGACCCCGACCCCGGAAAAGCGGGCCTCGTTGACTATGGTCTTCTGCAGTTTGGCCATTAAGAATTTTCTCCCAAAAATAGATTATGTAAACCGTAATAATACCCCAAAACCTCAGGGTTGTCAAATGATTTTACAAGTTGATTTTACAAGATTTAACGTTAAGTAAAAGTAGTTTCAAGAATAAAAAAGAGGGCTGCACTTGCAGCCCTCTTTTAACAAAAATAGTTTCTATTTTGTCTGGTAAACTTCCACGGTTTTTGTTTGCAAAGTCAGCCCGCCAACAATTAAGCCTAACAGAAAATCAACGGTGGTCATTTTTGTCTCAAACCGTACTTTAGAGTTCGCCGGGACCATGCTATCGGTGGTGTTATCACCCAGCGGTACTAAACCCCACAAGGCAAACCAGCAGCGTTTTGAAGCAATTTTTTCTCCAACCGATGAAGTAGGTGCTAACTGAGCATTGCCTCCGACTTTGATGGTGGCGCAGCCAATGAAGGCAAAACAAAAAACCACCAGAAACAATGAGGCAAATAATTTTTTCATATCTCCTCCTTTATTTATTGTTGTGTGACCCATTTTATGGAATCTAGTGCCACTGCAACCATATGCAATTTAGACCAAGAAGTATCTGCTCGTGTGCTGGTTGCCCCGGCTGCTATATTGGATTCCCACGGTACCCAACCATTAACAAAAGTGTATGCAGTTTCTCCCTCAAATAAGAAACCAACTTTTATTTGAACACTGGTAGCCGTGCCGTTGCCTGAATTCTTTAGCGATATTGCGGTAACATATTGCAAAGAATCTACAACCGAACCTGTCATAGCCGAGTCAATAGCGCCGCAAGTAATGCTTGTGACTGACAATGGTGATGTTTTAGGCGTTGGCGTTTCGGTTGGCGTGTCTTTGCTGCACCCAACAAAACCACCCAAAACGATTGCCACAAGAAGCAAGCCAAGGGTAAATAGTTTTTTCATGTTTGGTTTCTCCTTTTTGGTTTTTTAGTTTGTTATTATTTTAACCTTGCTGAAAGCTCTTCCAGCATGGCCTTCTCTAACTGTTCATCGTTTCCTTTTGGCGTCCACTCGTCAGCCAGATTTTTTGCTTCTTTTTCTGCCCGTATTTTGAATTTCAATGGCGTTTTGCTTTCCAATCGCACAGAAATTCTTGTGCGGGAATCATCTTGGTTAAGAAAATCTTTCTTCACTTTCCACGCAGTCCTCAAATAACCAGAAGCAGCGTCAGTTATTTCTAAATCGTATTTTTCGGTGATAACCCCAACAACAATAGACCATGATTGTTCATAAGTGGTCTTTGTTATTTCTGGCAATGTTTTCCATGTGGCCTCCTGTGTTGTGGCACAGTCAATAAACAAGACGCATGCTAAAAGCATAGCGATGGAAATCGATGCCCAAGTTACCCTTTTCATTTTCTCTCCTTTTTTAATTTGTTTTTTTGGGGTGATTTTGTATAGTATACCATATAAAACTATATTTGTCAAGAGAAAAGTATATATAAATAGTGGTATATTTTAAACGGCAATAATGATACCATCATAAAAACAAAGGGCCATTATATGCCGGAAAAGGAACTAAAACTTATCGGTCAGCGAATAAAGGATATTCGTAAGGCAGCGGGTTTAACCCAAAATGCCTTGGCCGAGAGAGCTTGGATGCATTCAAAATATGTGGGCCAGATCGAACGTGGTGAAATAAACAGCACGGTCGAAACTTTAATAAAAGTAGCAAATGCGTTGAATGTGCCTTTGCAAGAACTCTTTTATGTTAGCGACAACAAAGGAAAAGAATTAGTAGTTAAGCGTATTTCTGATAGGCTAAGGATGCAAAAACTAAAAACGCTGGAATTGTTGGAAAAAATGGTGAAGGCGATAGAAAAATAAAGCCGCCCCGAAAGGGCGGCTTTAAAATATTGGTTAAAGCTAATTCCTTGACAAAATATGACCTATTGCTTATAATGAAAATGATCATGGCAGAAAAAACTATACAAAATACTAATTCCTGCGGCTCCTGCTGTACCAAGCTGGTGCAGGTGGGGGTCAAGCTGGGAAACAACGTGATCCTCGAGGACATCAGCCTGCACCTGCACTGCGGCCAACTGACCGCCATCGTCGGCCCCAACGGAGCCGGTAAGACCACTTTGCTCAAGACCATCCTGGGCGAGGTCCCGCACACCGGGCACGTTCATTTTCTGGATTCGGGCCAAAAGCGCCGCGACAAACCTTTCATCGGCTACGTGCCCCAGCGGCTGGAGTTCGACCCCTCGGCCCCGATGACGGTGGCCGACCTGTTCGGCGCGGCCCTGCAAAAACGCCCGGCCTGGATGGGTTTGGCCAAGGTCCAGCGTAAGATAGTGGAAGAATCACTAAATGCTGCCGGGGCCGGGCATCTGCTGAACCGCAAGCTGGGGCAGCTTTCGGGTGGCGAGTTGCAGCGGGTGATGCTGGCTTTGGCCCTGACCCCGCTGCCGGACCTGCTGCTGCTGGAC
It encodes:
- a CDS encoding bifunctional UDP-3-O-[3-hydroxymyristoyl] N-acetylglucosamine deacetylase/3-hydroxyacyl-ACP dehydratase — encoded protein: MAKLQKTIVNEARFSGVGVHTGNMTNLTFKPAPAGTGIIFIRTDIPQSPEIPALIEYVVETARGTTLGRDVGGQMVKVHTVEHVLAAIASLEIDNLRVELDNNEPPIGDGSSRPFLDILKQAGTVELDAPRIYFDLPKVVSINDGSVQLVASPSHELRISFTIDFEHHILRSQYASFAISGETFDKELADARTFCLARDVEQLRAQGLIKGGSLNSAVVIGEKEIENKEPLRYPDEFVRHKILDLLGDLTLLGRPLRAHVISIKSGHRSNVKLVKELKKVYDEVERQKKGPVFDINAIAGMLPHRYPFLLVDRILELEEGKRVVGLKNVTINEPFFQGHFPDHPVFPGVLIVEALAQTGAFMILHSVENYHQKLLYFAAIDKVRFRKPVAPGDQLRFELTMVTFKRGICKMAGKALVDGQVVCEAELTAAIVDR
- a CDS encoding helix-turn-helix transcriptional regulator, with translation MPEKELKLIGQRIKDIRKAAGLTQNALAERAWMHSKYVGQIERGEINSTVETLIKVANALNVPLQELFYVSDNKGKELVVKRISDRLRMQKLKTLELLEKMVKAIEK
- a CDS encoding metal ABC transporter ATP-binding protein encodes the protein MIMAEKTIQNTNSCGSCCTKLVQVGVKLGNNVILEDISLHLHCGQLTAIVGPNGAGKTTLLKTILGEVPHTGHVHFLDSGQKRRDKPFIGYVPQRLEFDPSAPMTVADLFGAALQKRPAWMGLAKVQRKIVEESLNAAGAGHLLNRKLGQLSGGELQRVMLALALTPLPDLLLLDEPVSGVDMAGVEAFYEMVSQLRKRYHLSIILVTHDLAAVSGFADRMIFLDKKIIAQGLPDQVLGHPLVQQIFGRLKPESN